From Triticum aestivum cultivar Chinese Spring chromosome 4A, IWGSC CS RefSeq v2.1, whole genome shotgun sequence, a single genomic window includes:
- the LOC123084240 gene encoding early nodulin-93-like, which yields MSTVTRAYLDQKLAAARRCSREAAVAGAKAAAVATVAAAVPTLASMRMLPWARAHLNPTGQALIISTVAGMAYFIVADKTILSMARKHSFDDAPDHLKNTSFH from the exons ATGTCGACGGTGACCCGTGCCTACCTCGATcagaagctcgccgccgccaggcGCTGCTCCAGAG AGGCCGCCGTGGCGGGAGCCAAGGCCGCGGCCGTCGCCACCGTCGCTGCCGCAGTACCTACA CTGGCGAGCATGAGGATGCTGCCGTGGGCGAGGGCGCACCTGAACCCCACAGGCCAGGCGCTCATCATCTCCACCGTCGCTGGGATGgcctacttcatcgtcgccgacaAGACCATCCTCTCCATGGCCAGGAAGCACTCCTTCGACGACGCGCCAGACCACCTCAAGAACACCTCCTTCCACTAA